In Dama dama isolate Ldn47 chromosome 20, ASM3311817v1, whole genome shotgun sequence, a single window of DNA contains:
- the RAP1A gene encoding ras-related protein Rap-1A, translated as MREYKLVVLGSGGVGKSALTVQFVQGIFVEKYDPTIEDSYRKQVEVDCQQCMLEILDTAGTEQFTAMRDLYMKNGQGFALVYSITAQSTFNDLQDLREQILRVKDTEDVPMILVGNKCDLEDERVVGKEQGQNLARQWCNCAFLESSAKSKINVNEIFYDLVRQINRKTPVEKKKPKKKSCLLL; from the exons ATGCGTGAGTACAAGCTAGTGGTCCTTGGTTCAGGAGGCGTGGGGAAGTCTGCTCTG acagTTCAATTTGTTCAGGGaatttttgttgaaaaatatgacccAACGATAGAAGATTCCTACAGAAAG CAAGTTGAAGTAGACTGCCAACAGTGTATGCTGGAAATCCTGGATACAGCGGGGACG GAGCAGTTTACAGCAATGAGGGATTTGTATATGAAGAACGGCCAAGGGTTTGCACTAGTATATTCTATTACTGCTCAGTCCACGTTTAATGACTTACAAGACCTGAGGGAACAGATTTTACGAGTTAAGGACACAGAAGAT GTTCCAATGATTTTGGTTGGCAATAAATGTGACCTGGAAGATGAGCGAGTAGTTGGCAAAGAACAGGGTCAGAATTTAGCAAGACAGTGGTGTAACTGTGCCTTTTTAGAATCTTCTGCAAAGTCAAAGATCAACGTTAATGAG atattttatgACCTGGTCAGACAGATAAATAGAAAAACACCAGTGGAAAAGAAGAAGCCTAAAAAGAAATCGTGTCTGCTGCTCTAG